A genomic window from Prunus persica cultivar Lovell chromosome G2, Prunus_persica_NCBIv2, whole genome shotgun sequence includes:
- the LOC18786420 gene encoding putative disease resistance RPP13-like protein 1, whose amino-acid sequence MALIGEALISASVQVLCDRITSPEFVDLFRHKKLDEPLLRKLRTTLLALNLVLNDAEEKQLVNRDVKKWLDELKHAVFDAEDLLDEIDTEALRCKLEEGEDQTHKFTNKVRNLLFSSRSHFYQSMNDKIKELLARLENFVQLKSALGLGEVAGRKVSQRTQTTSLVLEPYVYGRDEVKEKLSKVLLSDEAGKDPVSFLTIVGMGGVGKTTLARMLYNDDKVKGHFKLKAWACVSDYDDYIKITKTLLEAVTSKPCNTANLNLLQEDLREQLKGRKFLFVLDDLWNENNEDLNYLRALFITLGTMGSKVIVTTRSKNAASVMQNVHIQYLEPLSQEDCWLLLAKHAFGNVKCSAHSNLEDIGNQIARKCKGLPLAAQTLGSLLRCNMNFEYWNRILNDSFWDHPYDKTNILPALGLSYHYLPTQLKRCFAYCSIFPKDYEFEKEDIVQLWIAEGIIPQAENGNRMEALARIYFDELLSRSLFQKSSKFSFIMHDLINDLAMFMSQGFCLRLEYGVSHEVKRARHLSYARGAFDAAPRFEPLYEAKCLRTFLPTSLNPYRFYERFFVSKKVLQDLLPSLRCLRVLSLSRYQNVTVLPDSIANLIHLHYLDLSHTAIKRLPGVLCNLFNLQTLLLSNCSSLHELPADIRKLINLQKLTLGGCSSLNKLPAGMKELTNLHHLDVSGTEIVEMPVQMGRLKNLRTLTAFVVGKSTGSGIRELSEFPQLQGKLSILKLQNVVDARDALHANMKLKTDLKELEFSWGAQDADDSQKEKDVLDKLQPCVNLEKLTIGFYGGTNFPNWLGDSSFSNIQVMHLSDCSYCWSLPPVGRLSALKELCIKRMKSLRTIGVEFYGRDGAYLTQPFRSLEKLEFIEMPEWEEWVPSGSASGSEYGPDFPHLQELILNECPKLRGSLPCELPCLKKLTVYGCKVLHDGRAATATTNSLNYKSLEELDIRGGCQTLLSLLETKLLSRLKIENVDVQCLPNCNRLQRLTLLNCPTLSSFPKDGLPTTLTSLTILNCRRLEFLPHEMLAKLTSLDYLGIQSSCDSMRSLPLGIFPKLTTLQILGCENLESFSLIEEEGAVENLSHLNSLQVINCPKMVCFHEGELPFPNLSHFVVIDCENLKSLPERLHTLTALRSLNIWNLPNLESFAEDGGLPPNLRSFIIRNCKRLRALDSVGLQALVYLQIDGSDHVLETLLLPTTLHTLCISDLSTLKSLDGKGLGHLTSLQTLKIYSCPSLQCLPEEGLPPSLSHLSIRCCPTLEERYKNKTGQDWAKISHIPCIEIGEEVII is encoded by the coding sequence ATGGCTTTGATTGGAGAGGCTCTTATCTCTGCTTCCGTCCAGGTGTTGTGCGACAGAATTACTTCACCCGAGTTCGTTGACTTATTTCGGCACAAGAAACTCGATGAGCCACTCCTCAGGAAGCTGAGGACGACACTGTTGGCCTTGAACTTGGTGCTCAATGATGCAGAGGAGAAGCAACTTGTGAACCGAGATGTGAAAAAGTGGCTTGACGAGCTCAAACATGCTGTCTTTGATGCGGAGGACTTACTGGATGAGATTGACACTGAAGCTTTGAGATGCAAGCTGGAAGAAGGTGAAGATCAAACTCACAAATTTACCAATAAGGTGCGGAACTTGCTCTTTTCTTCTCGTAGTCATTTTTATCAGAGCATGAATGATAAGATAAAAGAGTTACTAGCAAGGTTAGAAAACTTTGTACAACTGAAAAGTGCTCTTGGTCTGGGAGAAGTTGCTGGGAGGAAGGTTTCGCAAAGAACTCAAACAACCTCCTTGGTTCTTGAACCTTATGTATATGGTAGAGATGAAGTCAAAGAAAAGTTATCAAAAGTTTTGCTATCTGATGAAGCAGGCAAGGATCCTGTGTCTTTCCTCACCATTGTTGGAATGGGTGGGGTTGGCAAGACAACCCTTGCTCGAATGCTTTACAATGACGATAAGGTGAAAGGGCATTTTAAACTTAAAGCTTGGGCTTGTGTTTCAGACTACgatgattatattaaaattactAAAACTCTCCTTGAGGCAGTCACTTCAAAGCCTTGTAACACGGCAAATCTGAATTTGCTTCAAGAAGATCTAAGAGAGCAATTGAAGGGaaggaaatttttatttgtgttgGATGACCTATGGAATGAGAATAATGAGGATTTGAACTACCTTAGAGCTCTTTTTATTACTTTAGGAACAATGGGAAGTAAAGTCATTGTAACAACACGGAGCAAAAATGCAGCATCTGTCATGCAAAATGTTCATATTCAATACTTAGAACCATTGTCGCAGGAGGACTGCTGGTTATTACTTGCAAAACATGCATTTGGAAATGTAAAGTGTAGTGCACATTCAAACTTGGAAGATATTGGAAACCAAATTGCACGCAAGTGCAAAGGGTTGCCTTTAGCTGCACAAACACTTGGGAGTTTGTTACGTTGCAATATGAATTTCGAGTACTGGAATAGAATACTAAATGATAGTTTTTGGGACCACCCCTATGATAAAACTAACATTCTTCCGGCTCTAGGGTTGAGTTACCATTATCTTCCTACTCAGTTGAAACGATGCTTTGcttattgttcaatttttccaAAGGATTATGAGTTTGAAAAGGAAGATATAGTTCAATTATGGATTGCAGAAGGTATAATTCCACAAGCTGAGAATGGAAATAGGATGGAAGCATTGGCTAGAATATACTTTGATGAGCTGTTATCACGATCGTTGTTTCAAAAGTCAAGTAAATTCAGCTTCATTATGCATGATCTCATTAATGACTTGGCTATGTTCATGTCTCAGGGGTTTTGCCTTAGGCTCGAATATGGGGTATCCCATGAAGTTAAAAGAGCTCGTCATTTGTCATATGCTAGGGGAGCATTTGATGCTGCTCCAAGATTTGAACCATTATATGAGGCTAAATGTTTGCGGACCTTCCTACCTACCTCTTTAAATCCATATAGATTTTATGAAAGATTTTTTGTAAGTAAAAAAGTTCTACAAGATTTGTTGCCATCACTAAGATGTTTACGGGTGTTATCATTGTCACGTTATCAAAATGTTACTGTGTTACCTGATTCTATTGCAAACCTCATTCACTTGCACTACTTGGATCTTTCCCATACCGCAATTAAAAGGTTACCTGGGGTACTTTGCAATCTCTTCAACTTGCAGACATTACTATTGTCAAATTGTTCCTCACTCCATGAATTGCCTGCAGACATTAGAAAATTGATTAATTTACAGAAATTGACATTGGGCGGTTGTAGTTCTCTTAATAAATTGCCTGCAGGCATGAAGGAGTTGACTAATTTGCATCATCTTGATGTCAGTGGAACTGAAATAGTAGAGATGCCGGTGCAAATGGGTAGACTGAAAAATTTGAGAACATTGACTGCATTTGTTGTGGGCAAATCTACTGGGTCAGGCATAAGAGAACTGAGCGAGTTCCCGCAACTTCAAGGAAAACTATCAATTTTGAAGCTACAAAATGTAGTTGATGCGAGGGATGCACTGCACGCCAATATGAAGCTCAAGACAGATCTCAAGGAGTTAGAGTTTTCATGGGGTGCGCAGGATGCTGATGATTCCCAAAAGGAGAAAGATGTACTTGACAAGCTCCAGCCTTGCGTGAATTTGGAGAAATTAACCATTGGATTCTATGGTGGAACCAATTTTCCGAATTGGTTAGGAGACTCGTCTTTTTCTAACATACAAGTCATGCATCTCAGTGACTGTAGTTATTGTTGGTCGCTCCCACCAGTTGGACGGCTGTCGGCACTCAAAGAGCTCTGTATAAAAAGAATGAAGTCTTTGAGGACGATTGGCGTTGAATTCTATGGCAGAGATGGAGCTTATCTGACTCAGCCATTTCGATCTCTGGAGAAGCTAGAGTTTATAGAGATGCCGGAGTGGGAGGAATGGGTACCAAGTGGAAGTGCAAGTGGTAGTGAATATGGTCCAGACTTTCCTCATCTCCAGGAGCTGATTCTAAACGAGTGTCCGAAGCTAAGAGGAAGTTTGCCTTGTGAGTTGCCTTGCTTGAAGAAGCTTACGGTGTATGGGTGTAAGGTTTTACATGATGGAAGGGCCGCTACCGCAACTACCAATAGTCTTAACTATAAATCTCTGGAAGAATTGGATATAAGGGGTGGATGCCAAACTCTGTTATCATTATTAGAGACAAAGCTCCTGTCCCGACTTAAGATTGAAAATGTTGACGTACAGTGCTTGCCCAACTGCAATCGTCTTCAACGTTTGACTCTTTTGAATTGTCCAACGCTGTCGTCATTCCCTAAAGATGGCCTACCCACTACATTGACATCACTTACTATACTCAATTGTAGGAGATTAGAATTCCTACCTCATGAGATGTTGGCCAAATTAACATCGCTTGACTATTTGGGCATACAAAGTAGCTGTGATTCAATGAGGTCCTTACCGTTGGGCATTTTTCCCAAATTGACGACGCTTCAAATTCTTGGTTGTGAGAATCTGGAATCTTTTTCcttgattgaagaagaaggagctGTTGAGAATCTCAGCCATCTCAATTCCTTGCAAGTCATTAACTGTCCAAAAATGGTGTGTTTTCACGAGGGAGAATTGCCCTTTCCCAACCTGAGTCACTTTGTAGTCATTGACTGCGAGAATTTGAAGTCATTGCCCGAACGCCTTCACACCCTCACTGCCCTTCGATCTTTGAATATATGGAATCTTCCGAATCTGGAGTCATTTGCAGAAGATGGGGGTTTGCCTCCCAACCTCCGATCTTTTATCATTAGGAATTGTAAGAGACTGAGGGCACTTGACTCAGTGGGTTTGCAAGCACTTGTCTACCTTCAGATCGATGGAAGTGACCATGTCTTGGAGACGTTGCTGCTCCCTACCACTCTTCACACTCTCTGCATCTCTGATCTATCAACTCTGAAATCTTTGGACGGAAAGGGTCTTGGACACCTCACTTCTCttcaaactctaaaaatttacAGCTGTCCAAGTCTTCAATGCCTGCCAGAAGAGGGTTTGCCGCCATCTCTTTCTCATCTGAGTATCCGCTGTTGTCCTACCCTGGAGGAAAGGTATAAGAATAAAACGGGACAAGATTGGGCAAAGATATCTCACATTCCTTGCATCGAGATAGGGGAAGAAGTGATCATATAA